A DNA window from Streptomyces sp. CA-278952 contains the following coding sequences:
- a CDS encoding ATP/GTP-binding protein has translation MGTEGTYDSQREQGGQGADDPGARWLGGSYGNEAGAARVPRPMPPPPPLPPHPPRSPAAVLDVRQWLRAHRADAEPGLWRYGYRPRPAGDSAEVPTRALVVGALISIACGVFAWAVWRTDYIAVQRLPLKLFTPSDWWRGEPGQSARTAGAVYNSLFAALLIYFCGRLGNWPALYRRLVLDRPQPGRALAAALSGLLVVWIVLGTSLLPFFYAVLHALVPVSVFRGDPETAAVMGVAVYVLIGAALLWPFARTGGWLEFFRKPGPAGAPPEAEPETGEDPAVWPQLRAAGQPGAADRLAAEVAARRMNDVDCARIGHAWSRVEAGALPTGVFVDGVVQRGAAACLHPSGDRDLPVRAATHDLLTAQVRMGAYAEHPRNPAARRGAGAALDPSVLGTSLLAVGPHGSDRTRRLVRPVVESLSLQALAGRAAVVVVSAEGVELGPEASYDVVVKIGDADSVYDLDLYGGITDPDEAAMLLSEAFTGDLPDVDSRRAAVTLGQLIGPFNAARGRFPSLPELRELLDGGRQVLDLLRDDLQPEEHRSYLREVDARERQLGTSADLSGVLADRIAFLDRPAFSTFFDTRGRSRPFSLRALEHPVRVRIVLPERSHPEASRILTRLVFAQFVASVGARRDASLFAALVLDDAASAMTTDSVRAVQRLRQLNAGAVLAVRSLDDVGPHLHAALLGAVGCLMTFPGITTWEGTRFAEAWGKEWVETREVAQHTVFADQPFTRALHALRKLVTGKAVTTDAVTVRQVERERWSASELAYAVPAGHAVLSLTTVHGEHAPPLLVHLDG, from the coding sequence ATGGGCACCGAGGGCACGTACGACTCGCAGCGTGAGCAGGGCGGGCAGGGTGCGGACGATCCCGGCGCGCGGTGGCTCGGCGGCTCCTACGGGAACGAGGCCGGTGCCGCCAGGGTGCCTCGTCCCATGCCGCCTCCGCCTCCCCTGCCCCCGCATCCGCCCCGGTCGCCCGCCGCGGTCCTCGATGTGCGGCAGTGGCTCCGGGCGCATCGGGCGGATGCCGAGCCCGGCCTCTGGCGGTACGGGTACCGGCCGAGGCCGGCGGGAGATTCGGCCGAGGTGCCCACCCGCGCCCTGGTCGTGGGTGCGCTCATCTCGATCGCCTGTGGGGTCTTCGCGTGGGCGGTCTGGCGCACCGACTACATCGCCGTGCAGCGGCTCCCCCTGAAGCTGTTCACCCCCTCCGACTGGTGGCGCGGCGAACCCGGACAGTCCGCGCGGACGGCCGGCGCCGTCTACAACAGTCTCTTCGCCGCCCTCCTGATCTATTTCTGCGGACGGCTCGGTAACTGGCCGGCGCTGTACCGAAGGCTTGTCCTGGACCGGCCGCAGCCCGGCCGGGCCCTTGCCGCGGCGCTCTCGGGACTCCTGGTGGTGTGGATCGTCCTGGGCACGAGCCTGCTTCCGTTCTTCTACGCCGTCCTTCACGCGCTGGTGCCGGTGTCCGTGTTCCGAGGCGATCCGGAGACGGCTGCCGTCATGGGGGTGGCCGTCTACGTTCTGATCGGGGCGGCTCTGCTGTGGCCGTTCGCCCGGACCGGCGGCTGGCTGGAGTTCTTCCGGAAGCCCGGCCCCGCCGGTGCCCCTCCGGAAGCCGAGCCCGAGACGGGGGAAGATCCCGCGGTGTGGCCGCAGCTGAGGGCTGCGGGGCAGCCCGGGGCCGCCGACCGGCTTGCCGCCGAGGTCGCCGCCCGGCGCATGAACGATGTCGACTGCGCCAGGATCGGCCATGCGTGGTCGCGAGTGGAGGCCGGGGCTCTTCCCACCGGAGTCTTCGTCGACGGAGTGGTGCAGCGCGGGGCGGCGGCCTGTCTGCATCCCTCGGGCGACCGCGATCTCCCGGTCCGCGCCGCCACCCACGATCTGCTGACCGCACAGGTGCGGATGGGCGCCTACGCGGAACACCCGCGCAATCCCGCCGCCCGGAGGGGTGCGGGAGCGGCTCTCGACCCTTCGGTCCTCGGTACCTCGCTTCTGGCGGTCGGCCCCCACGGCTCCGACCGGACTCGACGCCTGGTGAGGCCGGTGGTGGAGTCGCTCTCCCTCCAGGCACTGGCCGGGCGGGCGGCCGTGGTCGTCGTCTCCGCCGAAGGCGTCGAGCTGGGGCCCGAGGCCTCCTACGACGTCGTGGTGAAGATCGGCGACGCCGACTCGGTGTACGACCTCGACCTCTACGGCGGGATCACCGACCCGGACGAGGCCGCGATGCTCCTGTCGGAGGCCTTCACCGGCGATCTGCCGGATGTGGACAGCCGCCGGGCCGCCGTCACGCTGGGCCAGCTGATCGGTCCGTTCAACGCCGCCCGCGGCCGCTTTCCGTCGCTGCCGGAACTGCGGGAACTGCTCGACGGCGGTCGTCAGGTGCTGGACCTGCTCCGCGACGACCTCCAGCCCGAGGAACACCGTTCCTATCTGCGGGAGGTCGACGCACGCGAGCGCCAGCTGGGTACGTCCGCAGACCTCAGCGGAGTGCTCGCGGACCGGATCGCCTTTCTCGACAGGCCCGCCTTCAGTACCTTCTTCGACACCCGGGGTCGGTCCAGGCCCTTCTCCCTGCGCGCCCTGGAACACCCGGTGCGCGTCCGGATCGTGCTGCCGGAGCGGAGCCACCCCGAAGCCTCGCGCATTCTCACCCGTCTGGTCTTCGCCCAGTTCGTCGCCAGCGTCGGTGCGCGTCGAGACGCCTCGCTCTTCGCCGCGCTCGTACTGGACGATGCCGCGAGCGCGATGACCACCGACTCCGTCCGGGCGGTACAGCGTCTGCGGCAGCTGAACGCCGGGGCGGTCCTGGCCGTGCGGTCCCTCGACGACGTGGGGCCGCATCTGCACGCAGCGCTGCTCGGCGCGGTCGGTTGCCTGATGACGTTCCCCGGCATCACCACCTGGGAAGGCACCCGCTTCGCCGAAGCCTGGGGCAAGGAATGGGTCGAGACCCGCGAGGTCGCCCAGCACACCGTCTTCGCCGACCAGCCGTTCACCCGCGCCCTGCACGCCCTGCGCAAACTCGTCACCGGCAAGGCCGTGACCACGGACGCGGTGACCGTACGGCAGGTCGAGCGGGAGCGCTGGTCGGCCTCGGAGCTGGCGTACGCGGTGCCGGCCGGGCACGCCGTCCTCTCGCTCACCACCGTTCACGGCGAACACGCGCCCCCTCTCCTCGTCCACCTCGACGGCTGA
- the gabT gene encoding 4-aminobutyrate--2-oxoglutarate transaminase, with protein MTAIPQERRVVTAIPGPKSVELQARRLAAVAAGVGSTLPVFTARAGGGIIEDVDGNRLIDFGSGIAVTSVGASAEAVVRRASAQLAEFTHTCFMVTPYEGYVEVCEQLAELTPGDHAKKSALFNSGAEAVENAVKIARAHTKRTAVVVFDHGYHGRTNLTMGMTAKNMPYKQGFGPFAPEVYRVPVAYGYRWPTGPENAGAEASAQAIDEITKQIGADNVAAIIIEPVLGEGGFIEPAKGFLPAIARFAKDNGIVFVADEIQSGFCRTGQWFACEDEGIVPDLITTAKGIAGGLPLSAVTGRAEIMDAAHAGGLGGTYGGNPVACAGALGAIETMRELDLNGKAKRIEEVMKGRLAEMRTKLPNGDIIGDIRGRGAMIAIELVKSGTKDPDPQAAGTLAKACHAEGVMVLTCGTYGNVLRFLPPLVIGENLLNEGLDVIEQAFGTL; from the coding sequence ATGACCGCAATCCCGCAGGAGCGCCGCGTCGTCACTGCCATCCCCGGCCCGAAGTCGGTGGAGCTGCAGGCTCGCCGCCTCGCCGCCGTCGCCGCAGGTGTGGGCTCCACCCTGCCGGTGTTCACCGCCCGTGCGGGCGGCGGGATCATTGAGGACGTGGACGGCAACCGGCTGATCGACTTCGGGTCCGGGATCGCCGTGACCTCCGTGGGCGCCTCCGCCGAGGCCGTCGTGCGGCGGGCCTCCGCGCAGCTCGCGGAGTTCACCCACACCTGTTTCATGGTCACGCCGTACGAGGGGTACGTCGAGGTCTGCGAGCAGCTCGCCGAGCTGACGCCGGGCGACCACGCGAAGAAGTCCGCGCTGTTCAACTCGGGCGCCGAGGCCGTCGAGAACGCGGTGAAGATCGCCCGCGCCCACACCAAGCGCACCGCCGTCGTCGTCTTCGACCACGGCTACCACGGCCGCACCAACCTCACCATGGGCATGACGGCGAAGAACATGCCGTACAAGCAGGGCTTCGGCCCGTTCGCGCCCGAGGTCTACCGCGTCCCGGTCGCCTACGGCTACCGCTGGCCGACCGGGCCCGAGAACGCCGGCGCCGAGGCGTCCGCGCAGGCCATCGACGAGATCACCAAGCAGATCGGCGCGGACAACGTCGCCGCGATCATCATCGAGCCAGTGCTCGGCGAGGGCGGCTTCATCGAGCCGGCCAAGGGCTTCCTCCCGGCGATCGCGCGGTTCGCGAAGGACAACGGCATCGTGTTCGTCGCGGACGAGATCCAGTCCGGCTTCTGCCGTACCGGCCAGTGGTTCGCCTGCGAGGACGAGGGCATCGTCCCGGACCTGATCACCACCGCCAAGGGCATCGCCGGCGGCCTGCCGCTGTCCGCCGTGACGGGCCGCGCCGAGATCATGGACGCCGCGCACGCGGGTGGCCTGGGCGGTACGTACGGCGGTAACCCGGTGGCCTGCGCCGGTGCGCTCGGGGCCATCGAGACGATGCGCGAGCTGGACCTGAACGGGAAGGCCAAGCGGATCGAGGAGGTCATGAAGGGCCGCCTCGCCGAGATGCGGACCAAGCTGCCGAACGGCGACATCATCGGCGACATCCGCGGTCGGGGCGCAATGATCGCGATCGAGCTGGTGAAGTCCGGCACGAAGGACCCGGACCCGCAGGCGGCCGGCACGCTCGCGAAGGCCTGTCACGCCGAGGGCGTCATGGTCCTGACCTGCGGTACGTACGGCAACGTCCTGCGCTTCCTTCCGCCGTTGGTGATCGGCGAGAACCTGCTGAACGAGGGCCTCGACGTGATCGAGCAGGCATTCGGCACGCTCTGA
- a CDS encoding phosphatase PAP2 family protein: MRETPRSRETAADAGPGLPPRRPGRAFAHTGASGSGTSHRSDGRPPHTPRGARRTDLAGHPGTTPPVPGWPAPLVLRLLGLGLLAVLFSLITWQVAVEGPLLRLDERVGGELFGRGPAPLTQVLSDLGGMPVALPTLICALGYALWRGARRLAVYAALTMAAVPALVIPLKVATARQGPLTEAVNYYPSGHTATAAVAYGASALVLLALPRPSWLREASWLRAWMMPVAAILLTTATGIGLVLHGYHWPLDVLASWCLGPWVLAPLWWVSCRSRRRSSSRTPSY; this comes from the coding sequence ATGAGAGAAACACCTCGGTCGCGGGAAACCGCGGCCGACGCCGGGCCGGGGCTTCCCCCGCGCCGTCCCGGGCGTGCGTTCGCGCACACCGGAGCCTCCGGCTCCGGGACTTCTCACCGATCGGACGGCCGCCCGCCCCACACCCCCCGGGGCGCGCGGCGAACCGATCTCGCCGGCCATCCCGGAACAACCCCCCCTGTTCCCGGGTGGCCGGCCCCTCTCGTTCTCCGCCTCCTCGGCCTCGGCCTGCTCGCGGTGCTCTTCTCGCTGATCACCTGGCAGGTCGCCGTCGAGGGTCCGCTGCTGCGGCTCGACGAGCGCGTGGGCGGGGAGCTGTTCGGCCGCGGCCCGGCTCCGCTGACGCAGGTGCTCTCCGATCTCGGCGGGATGCCGGTGGCGCTTCCGACGCTGATCTGCGCGCTCGGGTACGCGCTGTGGCGCGGCGCCCGGCGGCTCGCCGTGTACGCGGCCCTCACCATGGCGGCGGTGCCCGCGCTGGTGATCCCGCTGAAGGTGGCGACCGCCCGGCAGGGGCCGCTGACGGAGGCGGTCAACTACTACCCGTCCGGTCATACGGCGACGGCGGCCGTGGCGTACGGGGCGTCGGCCCTGGTGCTGCTGGCCCTCCCCCGCCCGTCGTGGCTCCGGGAGGCGTCCTGGCTCCGGGCGTGGATGATGCCCGTCGCCGCGATCCTGTTGACCACGGCGACGGGCATCGGTCTGGTGCTGCACGGCTACCACTGGCCGCTTGATGTGCTGGCCAGCTGGTGCCTGGGGCCTTGGGTGCTCGCGCCCCTGTGGTGGGTCAGTTGCCGAAGTAGGCGTCGAAGTTCTTCGAGAACTCCCAGTTATTGA
- a CDS encoding chitinase, protein MERTGPTVRFSGLLAVSSAILLAAGALVATAPAAGAADVDLARNGGFEAGLDGWNCANSSGAAVSTPTRSGTSALKATPAGNDHAKCSQSITVKPNSSYTLSAWVQGSYVYLGASGTGTTDVSTWTQSPGAWKQLTTTFKTGPSTTSVSVYTHGWYGTPAYYADDLTLVGPGGDPVVIPAVPAGLKTTAITSSSVALSWNAVSGASGYHVYRGGTKVATATGPSATVTGLTASTAYSFQVTAANAAGESAKSAAITATTTAGGGGGDTKLPPRALVGYLHSSFANGSGYTRMADVPASWDVINLAFGEPTSVTSGDIRFALCPVAECPNVESEAEFKAAIKAKQAAGKKVLISIGGQNGQVQLGSTAARDAFVTSVSKIIDTYGLDGLDIDFEGHSLSLNTGDTDFRSPTSPVIVNLISAVKSLKAKYGPDFVLTMAPETFFVQLGYQFYGSGPWGGQDPRAGSYLPVIHALRDDLTLLHVQDYNSGPIMGLDNQYHSMGGADFHIAMTDMLLAGFPVAGDTSKVFPGLRPDQVAIGLPASTQAGNGHTSPAEVNKALNCLTKKTDCGSYRTHGTWSDLRGLMTWSINWDRFNNWEFSKNFDAYFGN, encoded by the coding sequence GTGGAACGCACCGGACCAACCGTCAGATTTTCCGGACTTCTGGCCGTCTCCTCGGCCATCCTGCTCGCCGCCGGCGCCCTGGTCGCCACGGCCCCGGCGGCAGGCGCCGCCGATGTCGATCTGGCACGCAACGGCGGCTTCGAGGCGGGCCTGGACGGCTGGAACTGTGCGAACTCCAGCGGCGCGGCCGTCTCCACGCCCACCCGCAGCGGCACCTCCGCGCTCAAGGCGACCCCGGCCGGCAACGACCACGCCAAATGCTCGCAGAGCATCACGGTCAAGCCCAACTCCTCGTACACGCTGAGCGCCTGGGTGCAGGGCAGCTACGTCTACCTCGGCGCGTCCGGCACCGGCACCACCGACGTCTCCACCTGGACCCAGTCCCCCGGTGCGTGGAAGCAGCTCACCACCACCTTCAAGACGGGCCCCTCCACCACCTCGGTGAGCGTCTACACCCACGGCTGGTACGGCACCCCGGCCTACTACGCCGACGACCTCACCCTCGTCGGCCCCGGCGGCGATCCCGTCGTGATCCCCGCCGTGCCCGCCGGCCTGAAGACCACGGCGATCACCTCCTCCTCGGTCGCGCTCTCCTGGAACGCCGTCTCCGGCGCCAGCGGCTACCACGTCTACCGCGGCGGTACGAAGGTCGCCACGGCCACCGGTCCCTCCGCCACCGTGACGGGCCTGACCGCCTCCACCGCGTACAGCTTCCAGGTCACCGCCGCCAACGCGGCCGGCGAGTCCGCGAAGTCGGCCGCCATCACCGCGACCACCACGGCGGGCGGAGGCGGCGGCGACACCAAGCTCCCGCCCCGCGCCCTCGTCGGCTACCTGCACTCCAGCTTCGCCAACGGCTCCGGCTACACCCGGATGGCGGACGTGCCCGCCTCCTGGGACGTCATCAACCTCGCCTTCGGTGAGCCCACCTCCGTCACCTCCGGCGACATCCGCTTCGCGCTCTGCCCGGTCGCCGAGTGCCCGAACGTCGAGTCCGAGGCGGAGTTCAAGGCCGCGATCAAGGCCAAGCAGGCCGCGGGCAAGAAGGTGCTGATCTCGATCGGCGGCCAGAACGGACAGGTGCAGCTCGGCTCCACCGCGGCCCGGGACGCCTTCGTCACCTCCGTCTCGAAGATCATCGACACCTACGGCCTGGACGGCCTGGACATCGACTTCGAGGGCCACTCCCTCTCCCTCAACACCGGCGACACCGACTTCCGCAGCCCCACCTCACCGGTGATCGTCAACCTGATCTCCGCGGTGAAGTCCCTCAAGGCGAAGTACGGCCCGGACTTCGTCCTCACGATGGCGCCCGAGACCTTCTTCGTGCAGCTCGGCTACCAGTTCTACGGCTCCGGCCCGTGGGGCGGCCAGGACCCGCGCGCCGGCTCCTACCTGCCGGTCATCCACGCACTGCGCGACGACCTGACCCTGCTGCACGTCCAGGACTACAACTCGGGTCCGATCATGGGCCTGGACAACCAGTACCACTCGATGGGCGGCGCGGACTTCCACATCGCGATGACCGACATGCTGCTCGCGGGCTTCCCGGTGGCGGGCGACACCAGCAAGGTGTTCCCCGGCCTGCGCCCCGACCAGGTCGCCATCGGCCTCCCGGCCTCCACCCAGGCGGGCAACGGCCACACCTCACCGGCCGAGGTCAACAAGGCGCTCAACTGCCTGACCAAGAAGACCGACTGCGGCTCCTACCGGACCCACGGGACCTGGTCCGACCTGCGCGGCCTGATGACCTGGTCCATCAACTGGGACCGCTTCAATAACTGGGAGTTCTCGAAGAACTTCGACGCCTACTTCGGCAACTGA